A single region of the Plutella xylostella chromosome 26, ilPluXylo3.1, whole genome shotgun sequence genome encodes:
- the LOC119690447 gene encoding uncharacterized protein LOC119690447 — protein MPVTRSTTGRLQRGGLEQKLTEEASAAGATASTAIATDSDMHTPSTAVTASISTGVSTGVSTAPSSAMRGVDSVPPPASGGAPLPVFGGVTPPPSTAARVVTAAAGTPFPPSCIRATPPASTARSKAKSLKARRIAEAKEELARRNVEIAKAKAELAAARLAVIEADSDDDDDGSISTDMESALKVDTWLETQQQVLAIKNEPHSVSAAPPPPTEASDASRQHNGDYVLPPPAATAVDPAFTAAASDSASLTALAEAIALAARAGAPPPPPPRLISELPYFSGAPHEWLQFKTAYYESAASLAPCDNMARLRRCLKGRAKEAVSRLLITSTTPENVMKSLELCFGRPDSIALAELERLRALRRPADNATDNIVTVLQELHRDRYLNNPEITQLTVEKLTSAHKLRWYDFSAEQSPEEPDLLKLSRFLTREASICMPHAHEKTPSSAYESKKQQPPHRTQWTYAGTEQKPTCPVCCNRGHDPTECRKFIESDVDSRWHLAKQSRLCFSCLRYRSKTHRCRKKKCGVEGCERLHHRLLHFVRYDKPEAKKIEAVTSTWTPKRTKAYRKIVKVQVSGPAGGVYTCALLDDGSTVSLIDSEIAQKIGARGPIDPLHIEGVSDTSVDEFASRRVALTLTGASETHTVNARTVRKLHLAAQRVTEEDLAGCPHLEDIQHELKHRDMKPGLLIGQDNWHLLMAAEVRAGQRHQPVASRTPLGWVLHGAHTRTPGQRVHYVNNIVDIENRMDEQLKRNCALDSPTITPKKQKLDTEHRRLQDPTTSQWHFLIFFKNQQVHRHFPRTVQ, from the exons ATGCCTGTAACGAGGTCCACGACAGGGAGGCTACAGCGCGGCGGCCTAGAACAGAAGCTCACAGAAGAAGCGTCGGCCGCCGGCGCCACCGCCTCCACCGCCATCGCTACAGACTCCGACATGCACACGCCGTCAACCGCCGTGACAGCATCGATATCGACGGGTGTGTCCACCGGAGTATCGACGGCGCCCTCTTCTGCCATGAGGGGGGTAGACTCCGTCCCGCCCCCCGCATCCGGGGGGGCGCCGCTCCCTGTATTCGGGGGAGTAACGCCGCCGCCCTCCACTGCCGCGAGGGTGGTAACAGCTGCCGCCGGAACGCCCTTTCCACCGTCATGTATCCGGGCTACCCCGCCAGCGTCTACAGCAAGATCGAAGGCCAAGTCATTGAAGGCACGCCGCATCGCCGAAGCAAAAGAAGAATTAGCACGCCGTAATGTTGAAATTGCCAAAGCGAAAGCTGAactcgccgccgcccggcTCGCAGTTATTGAGGCTGACtccgacgacgacgacgacggcaGCATCAGTACCGACATGGAGAGTGCACTCAAGGTCGACACGTGGCTCGAAACACAGCAACAGGTACTGGCCATCAAGAACGAACCTCACTCCGTGTCAGCGGCACCACCACCGCCCACAGAAGCTTCTGACGCCTCCAGACAGCATAATGGAGACTACGTTCTACCGCCGCCAGCCGCCACCGCCGTCGACCCTGCCTTCACTGCCGCCGCAAGCGACTCTGCGAGCCTCACCGCCCTCGCCGAGGCTATCGCTCTGGCTGCAAGAGCcggggcgccgccgccaccgcctcCGCGTCTTATCAGCGAGCTACCGTACTTTAGCGGCGCGCCGCACGAGTGGCTACAGTTCAAGACCGCCTACTACGAGTCCGCCGCATCACTCGCGCCCTGCGACAACATGGCGCGCCTACGTCGATGCCTCAAAGGAAGAGCGAAGGAAGCCGTCAGCCGCCTGCTCATCACCAGCACGACGCCCGAGAACGTGATGAAGTCACTAGAATTGTGCTTCGGCCGCCCGGACAGCATCGCGCTCGCCGAGTTAGAACGTCTGCGGGCACTACGCCGGCCTGCGGACAACGCTACAGA CAACATCGTGACGGTACTGCAAGAGCTGCACCGCGACCGCTACCTCAACAATCCCGAGATCACACAGCTCACAGTTGAGAAGCTCACCTCCGCCCACAAGCTTCGCTGGTACGACTTCTCCGCCGAGCAGTCACCTGAGGAACCAGACCTGCTGAAGCTTAGCCGATTCCTCACTCGGGAAGCTTCCATCTGCATGCCGCACGCACACGAGAAGACGCCAAGCAGTGCCTACGAATCGAAGAAACAGCAGCCGCCGCACCGCACACAATGGACATACGCAGGAACAGAACAGAAACCTACGTGTCCAGTGTGCTGCAACAGGGGCCACGACCCAACAGAATGCCGCAAGTTCATCGAGAGTGACGTCGACTCACGCTGGCACCTAGCGAAGCAGAGTAGGCTCTGCTTTAGCTGTTTACGCTACCGCAGCAAGACGCACCGATGCAGAAAGAAGAAATGTGGCGTCGAAGGCTGCGAGAGGTTACATCACCGACTGCTACACTTCGTGCGCTACGACAAGCCCGAAGCAAAGAAAATCGAAGCAGTCACCTCTACGTGGACACCGAAGCGAACGAAAGCGTATCGCAAAATAGTAAAGGTCCAAGTCTCCGGACCGGCGGGAGGGGTTTACACATGCGCGCTCCTAGACGACGGATCAACAGTATCGCTCATCGACAGTGAAATCGCACAGAAGATTGGAGCCAGGGGGCCCATAGACCCTCTCCACATAGAAGGTGTCTCCGACACAAGCGTCGACGAGTTCGCATCGCGTCGCGTCGCACTCACTCTTACGGGTGCAAGCGAGACGCACACAGTCAACGCACGCACAGTAAGGAAGCTGCACCTCGCCGCACAGCGTGTCACCGAGGAAGACCTTGCCGGCTGCCCTCATCTGGAAGACATCCAGCACGAGCTGAAGCACAGAGACATGAAGCCAGGCCTGCTCATTGGACAAGACAACTGGCACCTGCTGATGGCGGCGGAAGTGCGAGCTGGACAGCGACACCAACCAGTGGCTTCACGCACACCACTGGGCTGGGTGTTACACGGtgcacacacacgcacaccgGGACAGCGAGTGCACTACGTGAACAACATCGTCGACATTGAAAACAGAATGGACGAGCAGCTGAAGAGAAACTGCGCGCTCGACTCACCGACGATCACACCAAAGAAACAGAAGCTCGACACAGAACACCGAAGACTCCAGGACCCCACTACCTCGCAA TGGCATTTCCTCATCTTCTTCAAGAACCAACAGGTGCACCGCCACTTCCCTCGAACCGTACAGTAA